The DNA region GCGTAGAGTAGAAATGACTAGTGTCCAAACTGTGAAAATTGTCGATTTTGTGCGAGTTGTGCTGATGCATGTTTAGGCCCATTTACAGGGAGTAACCTATAATGAAAACAGTATATGGCACGGAATTACTCAGAGGCGCGGTGTGACACAGTGACATTGTGCAAAGaaatttgttttgcttttaaaataattttaaaaactcattaaaatacagtctacatttttaactttaacATATTAAGCGtaaatataataacaaacaaTATGGATTAGACACACGCAAACAAACCCATGGTATTTCCTGTTGCAACTTGAGCTCATTTTGCAACTGttttttgtgtgagtgtgtgtgtttgagtgttctgTCTGTGTTGCTGAATGCGCGCATACATACGTGCCCatattattaattaaataatataattcGAAATGTAGCTAATTTATTCACACTAAACAGATTTTGCACCTATATCTGGTCATTAGGATGTACTTATATCACCCTATTTTATCTCTATCCCAGAGTTCCCCGTACGACCACACTACAGGCATGGCCGGGTCCATAGGATACCACCCGTACGCCGCGCCATTGGGCACTTACCCATATGGCGACCCGGCCTACCGAAAGAACGCTACACGGGACGCCACGGCCACGCTCAAGGCCTGGCTCAATGAACACCGAAAGAACCCGTACCCCACTAAAGGAGAGAAGATCATGCTGGCCATCATCACCAAGATGACCCTCACACAAGTGTCTACCTGGTTCGCCAACGCCAGGAGGAGACTCAAGAAGGAGAACAAGATGACGTGGACGCCACGGAACCGCAgcgaggacgaggaggaggacgagaatATTGATCTGGAGAAAAACGACGATGATGAGCCCAGTAAACCTTTAGACAAGGGggactccacagacacagaagcaGGTTGGTGCTGCTACACTGCTGcatgaggaaacaaaaagagggaagaaaaaaaaatcatacattttTCATCGCAGTCATTTTTACTAAGGCTACTAAATTGATTGCTGGTTAATGGTGGTATATTATTTATAACGGGACAATTGCTTTAAATAATAATCACCTTGAAGTCCCCTCGTTTGCCTTCAGTGGGGCTAGAATTGCTGGTGACTCAAAGTGTTTAGCAGTCAATTTATCTTTAAGTGTATAATAGGGCTACAGCTGGTGCACTGTGCGTCTTTAAAAATCACACTCATATTATTACAGATTAGTGCTGTAACGCCTTCCTCAGCTTTATCAAAGCAATTGCTCTCAGGGTGAAGCATATTTCATCTCGAAAATGCATGCGTAATTAATGATAATTTAGAcgtgatttatgtttatttttttcttgtttgtgccGCACGTTTTCCTTTATTACTGTGCGTGGTCTGGATGATAATGCCTAGTTATTTTTGTGACACGTAGAAAAAGCCTTAGAGTTATGTTTTATGTGGCCTCATTTATTCTGTTGTGCGTCCTGCAGATCACAAACTCCTAAACCCCGGAGACTTAGGCTGTGACCGGTTTAAAGAAGAGACCCAGGGCAAAGACACGGACCCTCTCCTCAGCGACTCGGAACTAAAAGACCCTGAAGAGCGGACTAGTTCAGCGGAGTTGCAGCCAGACTCTGCCAAACCCACCACTTCGTCTCCATCTGCCGTTTCCAGAGCGAGTCTCGCGCTTCAAGACAAACCGTCAGACCTTAGCCTCGCGCCCAGTTCAGTCACGAGTAACGTCACCTCTGTTATCCACTCGCCTCCCTCGGCCCCTAAACCTAAACTTTGGTCCCTAGCGGAGATCGCCACGTCCTCAGACAGGTGTAGCAAAAGTGGCAGCGGCGACGGTTCACCTGCTCAGAGTTCTGTGATGGGCTCCAGCGCGTCCCCGTCTCGGTCCAGTCCTCAGTGCGCACTCCCGAACAGCACGGTCCTGTCAAGGCCTCTGTACTACACGACTCCCTTCTACCCCGGCTACACGAACTATGGGGGCACTTTCGGACACTTGCACAGTAACCACAGCTCCGTGGGCACTGGCTCCACGCCGCATTTCAATGGAATAAATCAGACTGTGTTAAATAGAGCCGAGGCTCTTGTAAGAGAGAGCCACAAAGTCAGAGGCCAAACACAGATAGATCTTTGTAAAGACTCCCCTTATGAACTAAAGAAAGGTATGTCAAATATTTAATACCTGCTATTTTACAGCCGCTAaggactttttatttattatcaatGTGGTTGCATTAAGAGAGAACAACAAAGCCAATTCACAGAACAATTATTTTCGGGAGTTAAAAGCTTATTCTGAAAAAAATCCTCAGTTTCTGAAAGGCTAATCctacaaaaacaaagtaacaaagaaCGGTGTTAATCGCTGCAGCAGCCCTGGAGTCTATTTGTATGAAAGACTAACATGTATATTTAATGtagcatttttgtatttaaaatgaacacacTATCTTTGAAGTAAATTatggaaaatgaaaatatttgtgCAGCGATTGTTTTGGATTTGGCAGTGACGTGTGTGTATGgcgtgtgcgcgtgtgtgtgatGCTTCCAGGCCAATGATACAAAGAAGAAACTCACTGAAACAATAATGCGTAAAACCCATGGAGAACTTTACGCACAAAGTTaataagaaaatggatggagtaaaataacttcttttttttttccttttttgatgtttatttttaggGGCTTATCTGACGTTTATTTTCCTTCCTGTGCAAAGCCTCGCAGGCCTCTCTGCTTTCACTAGAGAAACGTTGCAAGCGGATATTGATATCATAACAACTCCCAGCATTTAACCCAATTAGGTTTTACGCAGCGCAATCAGGTGCTGAACCCCCGTAATGAGCTCGATTTTATGCCAAATTTGGAGCTCATTACTATTTTCAAAGGCGTGGCAGAACAGTTAAAAGGGATGCGACCATGCATTTAAAACATACTGCGCTGTTATTTTATATGCCATTAACGGAGGCGTTCTTAAATGGCGCATAAAACATTGGGGAGGAAATAGAATGGAATGGGTTTAGTGTGAAGCCGGTAGCAAAGCACTTAGCTCTACTCAGAACTCTTCCAACTTCTGCAGGTAGGTGTCACACTTGCTCCTAGTATTTCAGGGGGCCTCGCTCTCGTTAATCCGTCATGGAAACCCACGCCTGATCAAATGGCCtgtctaaaaaaagaaaagaaccgGAGCCAGTGGGGCACAGACAATGATCACAGTTATTAGGAGGATTATGGCAATTTGGACAAGTGAATAAAAGGAAGACTCTGagtttaacatatttaaagaaacGCCTAGGAGCTAATGATAATTAATATatcaatgtatgtatgtatttattattattattattattattattattattattattattattattattattattattattattatcatcaataACCAATTACCTCTAAAGTTTTAGTTAAATTTCTTTTCtgcacctccatggagatgctgatAGTAACGTGGCCTTTATTATTgatatgtttgtgtgtctgtcgtTGTTGACCCCAAGTGAAGTGGGAGAGCGCGCAGTTGTTTATGGGCGCCATTAATCTCTATAGTGTGCTTTCCCCTTTACAGCTTGAAGCGTCCCCTGAGGTTTGCAGTAATTCCCTAAGCCTTAATGTCCTCTACCCGGGCCTGCGCGCGTTTGAGTTCACGGTGACACggggtggtgtgtgtgtgtgtgtgtgtgtgtgtgtgtgtgtacgctcCAGAACCTGCCACTGATTGCGACACATCAGGCGTCTAAATagcataattatgttttttttttcttttctttttcgcGTCCCTGGGGTATTTCTCTGTTCCGTGAACTGCGTCCTGAGAGAGTTTGACTTGAAATGGCGTTGTTCACACACAGCGAAACGCATAAATCCCAGACTGAACCGTCTAAGACAGGATGACGTTTGTTTGTCAAGTGTATTTCGCATTTGCGTGTCACTGCTTTGTGCCTAATAGCAGAGCAGAGATCAtagtctattattattattattattattattattattattattattattattattattattattatccatagTTAAAATCAGAGGGAATAACATTCGTAGCTCAAACTTTGTCGCTCACTATGACCCTGAATGGCGCGTCGCTTCTTTTTCGTTGCGTTTACTCAAGAATACCAAGTAGGACTCCAGCCGTTCCCTCAGACGAAAAAAGGGAAAATAATCCGACAACAAAAGCAGGAAAGAATTTCTAAAAATACGCGTTGCTCTTCAGTTGATATTTACTAAAACAACGCGTTTTTACGCACCATTAGTTTTAATTTGGCAACTTTGGTGCACacataatgaataataaaaaagttcaGCTACAGTTTGATTACATTTGCACATTGCTGTGTAAAGTCCAGGCACGTCACTTAAACGTGACTTTGCGGCCTCAGTGGTCAGTTATTGGCCTAAAGGCCTCTTCTACAGATTTAAAACAGAAGGATTCAATGTAGCCAAAATGTCCTTGAGTCTTTTAAGGTCTAAATATTTGCGTGATGTTTTAGGAGGATTTCGTTCCAAACCAACTTGATGTTTTGGTATTTTAGCTGTTTGGCCTTTTTATTTATCGCTAAATTCCACCTCTGCGTAAATCTCTGTGTGAGAGCTAAACACTATAAACATCATACACCTGTCACAGGACCGCGCCATTGTGACCTTCTAAATAAAGCTGAGCTCAAATGAAAACCTAATTATTGTCAATAGCTTCAACATTAGCGCAATGATTTGCTCAGCAGGAATTTTGTCCTCAATTTATCTCTTACTCTGATCTTGCAGTCAACACCACTCCAAACCAGAGCAATATGCCACAATTGATTCAGCACTGGTTTGGGAACAGGAAGAGGTTTTCAAGTGCAGAAATGTGGGGGAAAAAAgagcaaagaaagaaagacacaaAAGGACACCTCATCTGAATTCTCACTGGTCATTTGCAGCTCACATTTTGGGCCCTTGGTGTCATGTTTAGTTGGCATGTTTATGTAAAGGCTTATTGAGCATTAATATAACTATTGACTTCTCAGCTCAGTGCATTCTATATCTGAAAAGACTTTAATATCTGGTAACATGATTCTGAGGTCTTTGGTTGCGCTTCATAGTCAGAGGAAAGGTGGACTTGTACAGCTCCTGAGAACAGACTGAACACAGTCCAGATAAGGTGGCGCAGAGTGATTTGGCACAGTTTTTTTGCACTTGACTGAATGTTTTTCTATTTCTCCTTAGAGGTCCTCTGGGAGAGATTACACGTGTAATTTTCAGCTGTGAGATGTTTTAAGTGACATGCCcccaacataaataaaacatttgtatgaAAGAGTGGAGGAAAAAGGCTTGCTCTAGTTATGGAGTAAAGCTCGGGCAGACGTTGGCCTTACAATAACTCAAAGaaactaaatattgtatgttttgAAGTATATTTATAGGTTTCAGCTTTCTGCTATAGGGGAAGACTTTTCAACatgcaaaatatataacattttgttttaaaatgtaaactggtATGGCAAGAGTGCTTTTTTTAGCATTCTGAAACCCACACAGAGTGATTTCATTGTAATAACCATTGGTCTAAAACGTCTTTCTACCACTAATAGTATACAACCCccccaaaaataaatgaaagatcaaaaaaaaaaaaagatgcagatCAAAATGGCAAATAAAATAACCTCCAAAGCTGCATAAATAGACACTATAGGAAAACTTCACACTGTATGTTTGTATCAGTCGCCCTGCTAAAATAAACAGCTCATTGACCAACGTGCCCTGACAGAAGTGTGGTGTGAGCTCCTGACCCTGTGACTGCAAAGGCCCTGTGTTCAGTGGCCATGTAAGGGCTTATGCTGGGGCTCACACCGAGGGGCTCTGGCCTGGCCCGGAGGCAGCCACACGCACACCAACACGCACCAGCACGGAGCACACAGAACACACGGATAACACACGGGACGGGCCTACGGAGCACAGAGCGGTAAGTGTGTGCAGTCAGGGGGGGCGGGGACACTGATGGTGGCTTCTTCCTGCTCTCTGACACTGTCCTGTTTAGCTCCACCCTTTCTGATGCCCAGAGGTAAGCAGAGTGCATTTACCCAATACATATAGAATGACAAGGCGCCTGGAACATAAGAAAAAGTCTGGATGATCTAATACTCGGAGGTATTGTATGACACACTCTGGTATGTGATAAGTAAGGGCATGGGCAGGGTAATGGCATGTTAAGAATTCTTCAGTGTCTACAGTAATAACTGATTAGCCCACAAATAAGTATTCACAGTTCATTGGAAAAATATTTATAGAGGATACGTTATTTTGGAAGAGCACTGAGTTAATATGCAAATAACTAGAATGCCATTTATCTGCTAATACATTCATATACAACACTTTGAGAGAATATTACTATACTAAATTGTGTTCATATCGAATAcaactgtttatttttgtcaaaacCAAAACGCCAATTAggccattttattatttttatgcatttatttatttatcttttgcaagttttttgaaAATCTCTGTGTCTACATGTGATAAGCCCCCTAATAGAACATGATTATTAGCCGTGATGAAGATTGATGAACTGTTTTCTTTCGGGGACTtcagagggtccaggagagagggaggggcaccCGGCCGCCaccaatgtttatttacatttgccCCTTTTTAAATGATCCCTTTCTTCACAACATCTGCTCCACATTACCACACCGATATCTGTCCTAATGACCGCTATAATGCTTCagctcacatgcacacacacaaacacaagtaaCATTACCATTACCCAGCATTCACCTGGGACACTTTACCCTACCCCCCCATCCACCTTGGATAACAAATGGACCTTCtttctacagttttttttttttttttttttacttttccttcctAGTTTGGGTCTGTTTGATGGATGCAAATGGGCACTTACTTAATTGGATCAGTTCCCAAGTTGGAGATAAACAggccttctctttccctctgcctcattcaatgtgtttttaagtaGCGCTGGGTTCAGTGGTGTGTGGAGGGAACGTTAATGAGAAGGGGGTTGAGGAGACACGGACACTTCTGGGCACTTTCAGAGGGCCATGATCCGAGAGAGCCTTCTGTCCCACACACAGGAAACTGGCCAATGTGACAGtacctgctgctgctgatggaACTCACAGTAGCAGTTTGATGGAGTTACATAACTTGAGTTACATCAGGTGAGTCCAAAGCCCGGCTCAGGAGAAACACATGGGACAAAGACAGATTTTAAATGACTCACACAACTTGATAGCAACAAATTGGCTATGTTTGGTGAGTATACATATTTTAtgagttaaaaaatgtaataaatacataaacaataatgtggttttattaaaaacattttttgtttgtttcagaaaTCCTCAGTCAGCCCTTTGccattttgttaatattttatgtGGACCACTTTTAGAACACTGGACaaatctttaatttaattttctaAACCGCATGATGCTCAGATCACAATCAGCATTTTTTCTTAtgtttcactttacatttaaatgcTCTAGATATTTTGTATGCATGAATAATagtgttcttttcttcttcaaGCCTTTCCAAAAATGCAAGCCGTGGCTGAGTGCCAGTGGGAGTGTGTTGGCTGTGGTAGCCTGATTAACAGAGTGGTTTACAGCCAACTCCAATAGGTAATCTCATCAGAGAGGGGCTTTAAACAGATAAAGACCACCTCTAACTGCTACCCCCTTTGCAGTCCGCTCCAACTGCAGCCCTTTTCGCAGGAGACCTCCCATAACACACTTACTTAGCACTCGCTAATGCTGGGAGCAGCTAACAAGGCCAGCCACAAACCAGGCTCAAATCATCTATTGACCTTGTTTTCAATAAAGCGCTCATTTCCAGCCTGATGAATGATTTGTTGGTCTTGCATGGAATGGCCATCTGGATGGAAGGATATGATCGCTGTAGTAGGTACGCATCACCTGCCAAGATTTGGGTCCTCTTTCAGACTTACAAGCCATGGCTCTGTCCTTAGAAGCATAACGGACAAGCTAACCAGAcaaaagaatttgaaaaaagggggaaaagaaCTAATTGAATTGTGCACCATATGGTCACTATTGGCCGAGCCTTTTCTATTTCAAGTTAAACATGAggcgggtttgatccaatatgagAAAATCCCTGCTTGCATCTGGAGACATAACAGCAGTTCATTCAGTTATCAAAAGCTTTGTCCCGGGCTTCTTTGTGGCCGAATAAAGAAGAGGAATccaaaacaaatgtgtgaaagagctTTGGTGGTGGTAAAACCTCTTGTCCCCCACAGACAGACACCCTGCTTTTTTGTTAGTGCGCTTGGGCTGGGTTCACAGTAGATGTGCTTTAACTATTGAAAGATCTGATTTATTAGCTTGTCAGGGGAAGCATTGTTCAAGAAAGCAATCAAAAAGCACTTACCTAGCTCCTCTAAAATTACTGCTATTTTCACTAGCTAATTTGTGTAACTCCCATGGAGAGGGTGGCAAAGAGTTTGATGAGGCATATAATGATGATTAATGAATTTATTGCCCCGCTGCTCATCAAATGGTTGTAGTATATACTTTGCTCCCTTTTTGTCAATGTGTCGCGCAGACTGGAGAGCAAGAAAAGGGGACGAGATGAGATAGTGttacccctcctccctcctgcctcCCTTTGGCTGTTAACCCTACTGACCTGATGGGCATGAGAATAGAGCTCCAGGAGACGCTGGGCAGAGCAAAAGCACAATGGACAGTTTAATAAAAGGTTAAACTTGAAACACAAGTAAAACTGCTTCAAGCGACACACGCTCTCAACTTTCAAGGCTCTGATCACGTTTGTGGGAAAACGCCAAAGGTAACCAGATCCCTCCAAAGCACCAGCAAACTTCTCACCCCATTCAACACACTCAAcgccaaaaagaaaaacaaatctgtaaataaatctgtgaaaaaTATAAAGTTGCCACTTAATTTTCAAAGGAGTTCAAACAAGGCCTTCAAGCAGCACAGATGATTAATGAGTGGCAGCGAGTGGATGGAGTGTGTGTCGCGCTCAGGGTGCAGTCACAGTCAGGTCA from Periophthalmus magnuspinnatus isolate fPerMag1 chromosome 3, fPerMag1.2.pri, whole genome shotgun sequence includes:
- the irx5a gene encoding iroquois-class homeodomain protein IRX-5a isoform X2 → MAYPQGYLYQPSASLALYSCPAYSTSVISGPRTEELGRSSSGSAFAPYAGSTAFTSASPGYNSHLPYNADAAAAATFTSYVSSPYDHTTGMAGSIGYHPYAAPLGTYPYGDPAYRKNATRDATATLKAWLNEHRKNPYPTKGEKIMLAIITKMTLTQVSTWFANARRRLKKENKMTWTPRNRSEDEEEDENIDLEKNDDDEPSKPLDKGDSTDTEADHKLLNPGDLGCDRFKEETQGKDTDPLLSDSELKDPEERTSSAELQPDSAKPTTSSPSAVSRASLALQDKPSDLSLAPSSVTSNVTSVIHSPPSAPKPKLWSLAEIATSSDRCSKSGSGDGSPAQSSVMGSSASPSRSSPQCALPNSTVLSRPLYYTTPFYPGYTNYGGTFGHLHSNHSSVGTGSTPHFNGINQTVLNRAEALVRESHKVRGQTQIDLCKDSPYELKKGMSNI
- the irx5a gene encoding iroquois-class homeodomain protein IRX-5a isoform X1 — translated: MAYPQGYLYQPSASLALYSCPAYSTSVISGPRTEELGRSSSGSAFAPYAGSTAFTSASPGYNSHLPYNADAAAAATFTSYVVSKLKSSPYDHTTGMAGSIGYHPYAAPLGTYPYGDPAYRKNATRDATATLKAWLNEHRKNPYPTKGEKIMLAIITKMTLTQVSTWFANARRRLKKENKMTWTPRNRSEDEEEDENIDLEKNDDDEPSKPLDKGDSTDTEADHKLLNPGDLGCDRFKEETQGKDTDPLLSDSELKDPEERTSSAELQPDSAKPTTSSPSAVSRASLALQDKPSDLSLAPSSVTSNVTSVIHSPPSAPKPKLWSLAEIATSSDRCSKSGSGDGSPAQSSVMGSSASPSRSSPQCALPNSTVLSRPLYYTTPFYPGYTNYGGTFGHLHSNHSSVGTGSTPHFNGINQTVLNRAEALVRESHKVRGQTQIDLCKDSPYELKKGMSNI